Proteins from a genomic interval of Agromyces sp. Leaf222:
- a CDS encoding ABC transporter substrate-binding protein gives MKHSTRRGIAAGAFAVTAAFLLAACSSGDGGTDGGSGDDGALTEVKLQLQWLPQGQFAGYFAAVDQGFFEEEGLDVEIIPSGGDIVPQDALANGDVDYAIAWVPKVLGSIEQGANLTDIAQIFQRSGTLQVSWADSGIDSVADFEGKKIGSWGFGNEWEIFAAMAAEGLDASTVQIITQDFNMNAFLQGDIDAAQAMTYNEYAQLLETVNPDTGELYTEDDFNVISYEDTEGAMLQDAIWADTERLDSDTEYQDTTVKFLKAVIKGWAFAAANPQDAADITIAAGSGWGPSHELWMVNETNKLIWPSDKGIGVIDETAWDKTVAGALAAVNETGAHLITEEPPATAWSNEYIEKALSELEGEDLDLTGADWSPIDVTLEEGGN, from the coding sequence ATGAAGCACAGCACACGCCGCGGAATCGCGGCCGGAGCGTTCGCCGTCACGGCCGCGTTCCTCCTCGCCGCCTGCTCGTCCGGAGACGGAGGCACCGATGGCGGCTCCGGCGACGACGGCGCGCTCACCGAGGTCAAGCTCCAGCTGCAGTGGCTCCCGCAGGGCCAGTTCGCCGGCTACTTCGCCGCCGTCGACCAGGGCTTCTTCGAGGAGGAGGGCCTTGACGTCGAGATCATCCCGTCTGGCGGCGACATCGTGCCGCAGGACGCGCTCGCCAACGGCGACGTCGACTACGCGATCGCCTGGGTGCCCAAGGTGCTCGGCTCGATCGAGCAGGGCGCCAACCTCACCGACATCGCCCAGATCTTCCAGCGTTCCGGCACCCTGCAGGTGTCGTGGGCCGACTCGGGCATCGACTCGGTCGCCGACTTCGAGGGCAAGAAGATCGGCTCGTGGGGCTTCGGCAACGAGTGGGAGATCTTCGCGGCCATGGCCGCCGAGGGCCTCGACGCCTCGACCGTGCAGATCATCACGCAGGACTTCAACATGAATGCGTTCCTGCAGGGCGACATCGACGCGGCCCAGGCCATGACCTACAACGAGTACGCGCAGCTGCTCGAGACGGTGAACCCCGACACGGGCGAGCTCTACACCGAGGACGACTTCAACGTCATCAGCTACGAGGACACCGAGGGCGCCATGCTCCAGGACGCCATCTGGGCCGACACCGAGCGCCTCGACAGCGACACCGAGTACCAGGACACGACGGTCAAGTTCCTCAAGGCCGTCATCAAGGGCTGGGCGTTCGCCGCGGCCAACCCGCAGGATGCCGCCGACATCACGATCGCGGCCGGCTCCGGCTGGGGTCCGAGCCACGAGCTCTGGATGGTCAACGAGACGAACAAGCTCATCTGGCCGTCCGACAAGGGCATCGGCGTCATCGACGAGACCGCGTGGGACAAGACCGTCGCCGGTGCGCTCGCCGCGGTGAACGAGACGGGCGCTCACCTCATCACCGAGGAGCCCCCGGCCACCGCCTGGTCGAACGAGTACATCGAGAAGGCCCTCTCGGAGCTCGAGGGCGAAGACCTCGACCTCACGGGCGCCGACTGGTCGCCCATCGACGTCACCCTCGAAGAGGGCGGCAACTAG
- a CDS encoding ABC transporter permease, with protein MTAHLSPRAETTLRIVAPITVGAIVLGLWQFLVSVVGVSDYLLPSPASIVEELVASWDSIVSATIITGTNALIGLVVGSLLGIALAALAARWRVVDQMSAPVIASLAVVPIVALAPVLNSMFGADSQFGRQAIAAIASFVPVFVNTLRGFRQTTPVHRELMRAYAATPSQVLRTLTLPTARPFILTGIRIASSLAVISALVAEYFGGPRGGLGSLISTSAASSAYARAWAYVVASIALGLLFYLATLLLERLVLRTRTTTPDRTTGTRTTSTSTRSTTSTTVSH; from the coding sequence ATGACCGCGCACCTGAGCCCGCGCGCCGAGACGACGCTGCGGATCGTGGCGCCGATCACGGTGGGCGCGATCGTGCTCGGCCTCTGGCAGTTCCTCGTGAGCGTCGTCGGGGTCTCGGACTACCTGCTGCCGAGCCCCGCCTCGATCGTCGAGGAGCTCGTCGCCTCGTGGGACTCGATCGTGTCGGCCACGATCATCACCGGCACGAACGCGCTCATCGGCCTCGTCGTCGGATCGCTGCTCGGCATCGCCCTGGCCGCGCTCGCCGCGAGGTGGCGTGTGGTCGACCAGATGAGCGCGCCCGTCATCGCCTCGCTCGCGGTCGTGCCGATCGTGGCGCTGGCGCCCGTGCTGAACTCGATGTTCGGGGCCGACAGCCAGTTCGGCCGCCAGGCGATCGCCGCGATCGCCTCGTTCGTGCCGGTGTTCGTGAACACGCTGCGCGGGTTCCGGCAGACCACGCCGGTGCATCGCGAGCTCATGCGCGCCTACGCCGCGACACCCAGCCAGGTGCTGCGCACGCTCACGCTGCCGACGGCCAGGCCGTTCATCCTCACGGGCATCCGCATCGCCTCCTCACTCGCCGTGATCTCGGCCCTCGTCGCCGAGTACTTCGGCGGACCCCGAGGCGGCCTCGGAAGCCTCATCTCGACGTCGGCCGCCTCGAGCGCCTACGCCCGCGCCTGGGCCTACGTCGTGGCATCCATCGCCCTCGGCCTGCTCTTCTACCTCGCGACGCTCCTGCTCGAGCGACTCGTGCTCCGAACCCGCACCACCACCCCCGACCGCACCACCGGAACCCGCACCACCAGCACCAGCACGCGCTCCACCACCAGCACCACCGTTTCGCACTGA
- a CDS encoding ABC transporter ATP-binding protein: MSAPENAAAPETPATAPSAPAAGVTAVEVKAVDKVFETRGGQVHALEGIDLEVAAGEFVSLIGPSGCGKSTLMRLIADLDAPSAGAITVFGKTPAQARLDQEYGIAFQQAGLLPWRTVAANVALPLELHGVASADRKAKVEQLLDMVGLADFADRYPDQLSGGMQQRVAIARSLAEQPRLLLMDEPFGALDEMTREKMQSDLVRISAETGAAVVFVTHSIPEAVFLSDRVVVMSPRPGRIREIVPMRLGSAAAGSAVGVSQATTVATTGGAARAARTDGLREDRSFFEMVTAVREALHGAPVAMGARGVETR, encoded by the coding sequence ATGAGTGCTCCAGAGAACGCTGCCGCTCCTGAGACCCCGGCCACCGCTCCATCGGCGCCCGCTGCCGGCGTGACCGCCGTCGAGGTGAAGGCCGTCGACAAGGTGTTCGAGACGCGCGGCGGCCAGGTGCACGCCCTCGAGGGCATCGACCTCGAGGTCGCGGCGGGCGAGTTCGTGTCGCTCATCGGTCCGAGCGGCTGCGGCAAGTCGACGCTCATGCGCCTCATCGCCGACCTCGACGCGCCGTCGGCCGGTGCGATCACGGTGTTCGGCAAGACGCCGGCGCAGGCGCGCCTCGACCAGGAGTACGGCATCGCGTTCCAGCAGGCCGGGCTGCTGCCCTGGCGCACGGTCGCCGCGAACGTCGCACTGCCGCTCGAGCTGCACGGCGTGGCATCCGCCGATCGCAAGGCCAAGGTCGAGCAGCTGCTCGACATGGTCGGACTCGCCGACTTCGCCGACCGCTACCCCGACCAGCTCTCGGGCGGCATGCAGCAGCGCGTCGCGATCGCCCGATCGCTCGCCGAGCAGCCGCGGCTGCTGCTCATGGACGAGCCGTTCGGCGCCCTCGACGAGATGACGCGCGAGAAGATGCAGTCCGACCTCGTGCGCATCTCGGCCGAGACCGGAGCCGCCGTCGTGTTCGTCACGCACTCGATCCCCGAGGCCGTGTTCCTCAGCGACCGCGTCGTCGTCATGTCGCCGCGGCCCGGCCGCATCCGCGAGATCGTGCCCATGCGGCTCGGGTCGGCGGCGGCGGGGTCGGCTGTCGGCGTGTCCCAGGCGACGACGGTGGCCACGACCGGTGGCGCGGCGCGCGCCGCACGCACCGACGGCCTCCGCGAGGACCGCTCGTTCTTCGAGATGGTCACCGCCGTGCGCGAGGCACTGCACGGCGCCCCGGTCGCCATGGGCGCGCGCGGAGTGGAGACGCGCTGA
- a CDS encoding ABC transporter permease — protein sequence MTDVDLRDPSPMADAAGATPGRGIRSPGSKGSAGGARRGGPVARRRLAAVGWGVFGVVLLVVLWEGYKLLAPADGVLIGETRVLPRTTDLAMPHVWDMIGRLGEPVTRSPSAQALWLVVLLAALTTLGIAAAGWLVGVVVGVGLALVMQRWRLAEWGLLPWIVLSQTVPLIAFAPIVKSWGSRVEIGSFEWQDWMSVALIASYLAFFPIAIGALKGLQSPDRIHEELMQTYAAGYWATLAKLRFPAAVPYLLPALRLGAANAVIGAVVAEVSTGLQGGIGRLLIQFAGQASGDPAKAWGPIFGAIVLGLVAAGSVALLGVILKNYRRTEEAA from the coding sequence ATGACCGACGTCGACCTGCGCGACCCCAGCCCGATGGCGGATGCCGCGGGCGCGACGCCGGGGCGCGGCATCCGCTCTCCGGGGTCGAAGGGGTCTGCCGGCGGTGCGCGGCGCGGCGGCCCGGTCGCCCGTCGGCGCCTCGCCGCGGTCGGCTGGGGCGTCTTCGGCGTCGTGCTGCTCGTCGTGCTGTGGGAGGGCTACAAGCTGCTCGCGCCGGCCGACGGCGTGCTCATCGGCGAGACCCGCGTGCTGCCGCGCACGACCGATCTCGCGATGCCGCACGTGTGGGACATGATCGGGCGGCTCGGCGAGCCCGTGACGCGCTCCCCGTCGGCGCAGGCGCTCTGGCTCGTCGTGCTGCTCGCGGCGCTCACGACCCTCGGCATCGCCGCGGCCGGATGGCTGGTCGGCGTCGTCGTCGGCGTCGGCCTCGCGCTCGTGATGCAGCGGTGGCGGCTCGCCGAGTGGGGCCTGCTGCCGTGGATCGTGCTGAGCCAGACCGTGCCGCTCATCGCCTTCGCGCCGATCGTGAAGAGCTGGGGCTCGCGCGTCGAGATCGGCTCGTTCGAGTGGCAGGACTGGATGTCGGTCGCGCTCATCGCGAGCTACCTGGCGTTCTTCCCGATCGCGATCGGCGCCCTGAAGGGACTGCAGTCGCCCGACCGCATCCACGAGGAGCTCATGCAGACCTACGCGGCCGGCTACTGGGCGACGCTCGCGAAGCTGCGGTTTCCCGCGGCCGTGCCCTACCTCCTGCCCGCGCTGCGGCTCGGCGCGGCGAACGCCGTCATCGGCGCGGTCGTGGCCGAGGTCTCCACGGGCCTGCAGGGCGGCATCGGCCGCCTGCTCATCCAGTTCGCCGGGCAGGCCTCCGGCGACCCGGCGAAGGCATGGGGGCCGATCTTCGGCGCCATCGTGCTCGGCCTCGTCGCCGCCGGCTCGGTCGCGCTCCTCGGCGTGATCCTCAAGAACTACCGACGAACGGAGGAAGCCGCATGA
- a CDS encoding TIGR03842 family LLM class F420-dependent oxidoreductase, with the protein MDFGVVLQTNPPASRTVHLAKLAEQYGFSTAWTFDSHLLWQEPYVIYSKILSETHRIKVGPFVTNPATRDWTVTASIFATLNEMYGNRTICGIGRGDSAVRVTNGKPVTMSELRESIHVIRELANSRSVEYKGSQLQFPWSKGSELEVWVAAYGPLALKLTGEVGDGFILQLADVDIAKWMIKTVRDAAEAAGRDPMSIKFCVAAPMYIGDDLEHMRDQCRWFGGMVGNHVADIVAKYGMHGDVPEALTDYIKGREGYDYNEHGRAGNTHTSFVPDEIVDRFCILGTAEEHIAKLEQLRELGVDQFAGYLQHDNKEETLRVYGETVIPALSEHITAKA; encoded by the coding sequence ATGGATTTCGGCGTCGTCCTGCAGACCAACCCGCCCGCCTCGCGCACCGTGCACCTCGCCAAGCTCGCCGAGCAGTACGGCTTCAGCACCGCGTGGACCTTCGACTCGCACCTGCTGTGGCAGGAGCCCTACGTCATCTACAGCAAGATCCTGAGCGAGACGCACCGCATCAAGGTCGGCCCCTTCGTCACGAACCCGGCCACGCGCGACTGGACCGTGACGGCGTCGATCTTCGCCACGCTCAACGAGATGTACGGCAACCGCACGATCTGCGGCATCGGCCGCGGTGACTCGGCCGTGCGCGTCACGAACGGCAAGCCGGTCACGATGTCCGAGCTTCGCGAGTCGATCCACGTGATCCGCGAGCTCGCGAACTCGCGGTCGGTCGAGTACAAGGGCTCCCAGCTGCAGTTCCCGTGGTCGAAGGGCTCCGAGCTCGAGGTCTGGGTGGCCGCCTACGGCCCGCTCGCCCTCAAGCTCACGGGCGAGGTCGGCGACGGCTTCATCCTGCAGCTGGCCGACGTCGACATCGCGAAGTGGATGATCAAGACCGTGCGCGATGCCGCCGAGGCGGCCGGCCGTGACCCGATGTCGATCAAGTTCTGCGTCGCCGCGCCCATGTACATCGGCGACGACCTCGAGCACATGCGCGACCAGTGCCGGTGGTTCGGCGGCATGGTCGGCAACCACGTCGCCGACATCGTCGCGAAGTACGGCATGCACGGCGACGTGCCCGAGGCGCTGACCGACTACATCAAGGGCCGCGAGGGCTACGACTACAACGAGCACGGGCGTGCGGGCAACACCCACACCTCGTTCGTGCCCGACGAGATCGTCGACCGGTTCTGCATCCTCGGCACGGCCGAGGAGCACATCGCGAAGCTCGAGCAGTTGCGCGAGCTCGGCGTCGACCAGTTCGCCGGCTACCTCCAGCACGACAACAAGGAGGAGACGCTGCGGGTCTACGGCGAGACCGTGATCCCCGCGCTCTCCGAGCACATCACGGCCAAGGCATGA
- the hydA gene encoding dihydropyrimidinase, which produces MTTTLITGGTVVSATGRAAADVLIDGETIRAVLAPGSTLLGTDVAASVDRVIDATGKYVIPGGIDAHTHMQLPFGGTEASDTFETGTRAAAHGGTTSIIDFAVQTYGQRIEDGLASWHDKAAGNCAIDYGFHQIVGDVNADSLAAMKRLPDEGISSFKLFMAYPGVFYSDDAQILKAMQVSRDTGLMTMMHAENGPAIDVLAQQLVDAGNTDPYYHGLARAWEMEEEATHRAIMLAKLTGAPLYVVHVSAKQAVEQLAWARDKGQNVFGETCPQYLYLSLEDQLGASGPEWGSFEGAKWVCSTPLRSRAEGHQHSMWQALRTNDLQMVSTDHCPFCMKDQKELGLGDFRKIPNGIGSIEHRMDLMYQGVVTGEITLERWVELTSTTPARMFGLYGRKGVIQPGADADIVVYDPNGHTSIGYEKTHHMNMDHSAWEGYEIDGKVDTVLSRGKVVVDGDQYLGAKGDGKYLKRGLSQYLI; this is translated from the coding sequence ATGACCACCACCCTCATCACCGGCGGCACCGTCGTCAGCGCCACCGGGCGCGCGGCGGCCGACGTCCTCATCGACGGCGAGACGATCCGCGCGGTGCTCGCCCCCGGCAGCACCCTGCTCGGAACGGATGTCGCGGCATCCGTCGACCGCGTGATCGACGCCACCGGCAAGTACGTCATCCCGGGCGGCATCGACGCGCACACGCACATGCAGCTGCCGTTCGGGGGCACCGAGGCATCCGACACCTTCGAGACCGGAACGCGGGCGGCCGCGCATGGCGGCACCACGTCGATCATCGACTTCGCCGTGCAGACGTACGGGCAGCGCATCGAAGACGGCCTCGCCTCCTGGCACGACAAGGCCGCGGGCAACTGTGCCATCGACTACGGGTTCCACCAGATCGTCGGCGACGTGAACGCCGACTCCCTGGCCGCGATGAAGCGGCTGCCCGACGAGGGCATCTCGAGCTTCAAGCTCTTCATGGCCTACCCGGGCGTGTTCTACTCCGACGACGCGCAGATCCTGAAGGCCATGCAGGTCTCGCGCGACACAGGCCTCATGACGATGATGCACGCCGAGAACGGCCCCGCCATCGACGTGCTCGCCCAGCAGCTCGTCGACGCCGGCAACACCGACCCGTACTACCACGGCCTCGCCCGCGCCTGGGAGATGGAAGAAGAGGCGACCCACCGCGCGATCATGCTCGCCAAGCTCACGGGCGCTCCGCTCTACGTGGTGCACGTGAGCGCGAAGCAGGCCGTCGAGCAGCTCGCCTGGGCGCGCGACAAGGGCCAGAACGTGTTCGGCGAGACCTGCCCGCAGTACCTCTACCTCTCGCTCGAAGACCAGCTCGGGGCATCCGGACCCGAATGGGGCTCGTTCGAGGGCGCGAAATGGGTGTGCTCGACGCCGCTGCGCTCGCGCGCCGAGGGCCACCAGCACTCGATGTGGCAGGCGCTGCGCACGAACGACCTGCAGATGGTCTCGACCGACCACTGCCCGTTCTGCATGAAGGACCAGAAGGAGCTCGGACTCGGCGACTTCCGCAAGATCCCGAACGGCATCGGCTCGATCGAGCACCGCATGGACCTCATGTACCAGGGCGTCGTCACCGGCGAGATCACCCTCGAGCGCTGGGTGGAGCTGACGTCGACGACGCCGGCCCGCATGTTCGGCCTCTACGGACGCAAGGGCGTGATCCAGCCGGGGGCGGATGCCGACATCGTCGTCTACGACCCGAACGGCCACACGTCGATCGGCTACGAGAAGACGCACCACATGAACATGGACCACTCGGCGTGGGAGGGCTACGAGATCGACGGCAAGGTCGACACCGTGCTCTCGCGCGGCAAGGTCGTCGTCGACGGCGATCAGTACCTCGGCGCCAAGGGCGACGGGAAGTACCTCAAGCGGGGCCTCAGCCAGTACCTCATCTGA
- a CDS encoding nitrilase-related carbon-nitrogen hydrolase, whose protein sequence is MTIVRAAITQTTWTGDKESMLDKHEQFARDAAAQGSQVVCFQELFYGPYFGITQDQKYYRFAESAEGPIVQRFADLAKQLGTVMVLPIYEEAQTGVYYNTSVLVDADGTILGKYRKHHLPHLDRFWEKFYFRPGNLGYPVFDTAVGRVGMYICYDRHFPEGWRELGLNDAHMVFNPNATKPGLSNRLWEVEGPCAAVANGYFVLQPNRVGREDNEYGDLAVDFYGTSQVIDPRGNFVGERGSGTDEELLVRDLDLDMVQQMRDDWQFYRDRRPDSYAQIAKP, encoded by the coding sequence CCATCACGCAGACCACGTGGACCGGCGACAAGGAGTCGATGCTCGACAAGCACGAGCAGTTCGCGCGGGATGCCGCGGCGCAGGGCTCCCAGGTGGTGTGCTTCCAGGAGCTGTTCTACGGCCCGTACTTCGGCATCACGCAGGACCAGAAGTACTACCGCTTCGCCGAATCCGCAGAGGGCCCGATCGTGCAGCGCTTCGCCGACCTCGCGAAGCAGCTCGGCACCGTGATGGTGCTGCCGATCTACGAAGAGGCGCAGACGGGCGTCTACTACAACACCTCGGTGCTCGTCGACGCCGACGGCACGATCCTCGGCAAGTACCGCAAGCACCACCTGCCGCACCTCGACCGCTTCTGGGAGAAGTTCTACTTCCGCCCCGGCAACCTCGGCTACCCCGTCTTCGACACCGCCGTCGGCCGCGTCGGAATGTACATCTGCTACGACCGGCACTTCCCCGAGGGATGGCGCGAGCTCGGCCTGAACGACGCGCACATGGTCTTCAACCCGAACGCCACGAAGCCCGGGCTGTCGAACCGCCTGTGGGAGGTCGAAGGGCCGTGCGCCGCCGTCGCGAACGGCTACTTCGTGCTGCAGCCGAACCGCGTCGGCCGCGAGGACAACGAGTACGGCGACCTCGCCGTCGACTTCTACGGCACGAGCCAGGTCATCGACCCGCGCGGCAACTTCGTCGGCGAGCGCGGCTCCGGCACCGACGAGGAGCTGCTCGTGCGCGACCTCGACCTCGACATGGTGCAGCAGATGCGCGACGACTGGCAGTTCTACCGCGACCGGCGCCCCGACTCCTACGCCCAGATCGCGAAGCCGTAA